The region TTACGGATGATCTCCATCACCACGGTCGCTCCCGGCGGACGGCTGGCGATATAATTTCGCAGCTGCGTTCCCGAGCGGACCGGACGGCCGTCCAGTTTGGTCACCACGTCGCCAGGCTGCAGGCCCGCTTTCGCCGCAGGTTGATTCTCGAGCAGTCCGCCGATCAATGCACCTGAGTTCACCGACAGATTGTATTTTTGCACGCTTTCCGGAGTCACGTCGACCACTTGAGCCCCCAAGAAACCGCGTCGCACTTGGCCCGATTCGATGATCGATTCAAGCACCGGTTTTGCCAGCGAGACGGGGATGGCAAATCCGATCCCAGCACTTGCACCACTGCGTGACAAGATGGCGGTATTGATTCCGACCAATTCGCCTCGCAAATTCACCAGCGGCCCGCCCGAGTTGCCTGGGTTGATCGCGGCATCGGTTTGCAAAAAGTCCTCAAAACCGTTGCCGTCATCGACAATCCCTTGCACCCGGTTCTTTCCGCTGATGATGCCCGCGGTAACGGTTTGTTCCAAGCCAAAGGGGCTTCCGATTGCCAGGGCCCAATCGCCAACGCGGATGTCGTCCGAGCTCCCAAATAGTACGGGCTGCAGTCCATCCAAGTCGATTTTGATCACCGCCAAATCGGTTTGCGGGTCGGTGCCCACCATCTTGCCTTGCACAATGCGTCCGTCGTTCAGTTGGACTTTGATCTCGTCTGCGTCCTGGACAACATGGTTGTTGGTCAAAATGTAGCCGTCTTTGCGGACGATCACGCCGCTGCCCATCCCTTCGGATTCACGCCGCTGGGGGGCTTGGGGTTGATAGCCAAAGAAGTCTTCAAAGCCTGGCGGCAACGCGCGTCGCTGGCTTTGCCGGCCACCAATAATCTGGGTTTGTTTGGTGCTGATGCTGACGACACTTGGTCGCAGTGCGTCAGCAACGTTGCGAAACGACAGCGAAAGATCCTGGGCGGTGTCAAGATGCTGGCCTTGCATCGGCACCCGCGATTGGTCTTGAGCGAGGCTGTCGCGGTGCATTGATTCGGGCAAACTCAGCACGGCACCGGTCAACAGCGATCCAAACAACATCGCCGCCAACACGGCGCTAACACGCTTCCACAGATTGTCCATCAGGGTGACTCCTCAACTATTCGAATCTCAAAAAACTGTCTCTGCTCCGCTCATCTTTACCCGGCACGATCGTAGCACCAACCCTCATTGTAACGAGCCGCCGCCGGAGTCCCCGTCGCGACGGCGTCCCAGACGCTGGGGTGTCACCTCTGATGGCGTGCCCAAGGCGATCCGAAAATCAGGGGTCCGCAAACGCAAAAAAGGGCGGTAATGCCGCCGAGTGGCTGCAAACTCAGCGAAGCCTGCCCAGTTTGAAATCTTCGCGGTCTGCCGATGCGACAGCGTGCCCGAGTTCCCGCGTATTCGGAGCAAACCGTAGGCCAAAAATACCCCCTTTCCCGCCACCAGGGCTGGACATTTCCAGCCACTAATCTGGTAGGCTATCGATCGATCCACGACGCGATTCAAGGCACGCAAGCGGGCGATTCAGAGCACGCAAAATCAAAGCAAGCAAGGAGCTAATAATATCGTATGCGAGATACATTGACGGTCATTTTGGCCGGAGGGCGGGGTTCGCGTCTGGAACCGTTGACGCGAGACCGAGCCAAGCCTGCGGTCCCCTTCGGCGGCCTGTATCGAATCATTGACTTTGTGCTCAGCAA is a window of Novipirellula caenicola DNA encoding:
- a CDS encoding Do family serine endopeptidase codes for the protein MDNLWKRVSAVLAAMLFGSLLTGAVLSLPESMHRDSLAQDQSRVPMQGQHLDTAQDLSLSFRNVADALRPSVVSISTKQTQIIGGRQSQRRALPPGFEDFFGYQPQAPQRRESEGMGSGVIVRKDGYILTNNHVVQDADEIKVQLNDGRIVQGKMVGTDPQTDLAVIKIDLDGLQPVLFGSSDDIRVGDWALAIGSPFGLEQTVTAGIISGKNRVQGIVDDGNGFEDFLQTDAAINPGNSGGPLVNLRGELVGINTAILSRSGASAGIGFAIPVSLAKPVLESIIESGQVRRGFLGAQVVDVTPESVQKYNLSVNSGALIGGLLENQPAAKAGLQPGDVVTKLDGRPVRSGTQLRNYIASRPPGATVVMEIIRNQKTSQVTVNLQERTDEAMAMFGAGSLFGAELIPVTPETAKQYGYEGLRSGLIVTSVEDGSIAAQGELQVGDVIESAANIQVSSVDQLSLILDEAQKQRQPLRLVVRRGNARMLLVVR